The nucleotide sequence CCGGCGCTCCCGGCCACAATCCTGGTCATGGGGCGAGCCTAGAGGACTTAGCCCCGAGACGCGGACCGAGAGGGAACGGTGCCGGGCCGGCTCCGCACCGCCGCAGTCGAGGGCGGAGCAGGGCGCCGCACGCTTAGCCGAATGTCTGAAGGTAGGGATCCGCGTGATTCTGCGGTTTGTCTGCCGGGTCAGGAGTGACGGGAAGTCTCCTGCGTGCGCCGGTCGCCTCGGCGCACGCAGGAGCGTCCACACCCGTTCACCCTCAATTCAGCGATTCCGCGTAGTTCCAATGAAAAGCTTTAAAATGGTGGGCTGCTAGCGGAGGCCTGAGCGTGCGGGGTAATCCTCACCGCCCCGCGGTTCCGGCTGACGCGTAGCTATCGACCTTGACCCGTCACTACTACCGGCCCGGGTGTGGGGCTGAGGGCCTGCGCTGCGTGCCGGCGAATGGCTCCAGTACCACTAGGCTTGGGGCGGATACGCGAACACCGGGGTGACAGCGGAGACACTCCGTTGGGATCGGGAGGAAGACACATGCCGCGCACCGTCATCGGAGCCGCAGACTTCGATCAGGGCATGCAGCCCGAGGCCGGGGCGGGCGGCCGGACCACGCACCCCTGGCTGCTCCCCACCGTGCCCGGGCCCGGCCGCGGCCGCCACTTGCCGCCGCGCGCCTGGGTCGCGCCCGAGAGTACGAGCGCCCCGAGCCTCTCCCTCAACGGCACCTGGGCCTTCCGCCTGTACCCGCAGGCGCACCCCGAGGGCTTGGACGAGCATGGTGAACCCATTGTCCCGGTCTTTGACACCGCCGACGCCTCCCTTGGCCCCTGGGGCGAGATCGACCTGCCCGCCCACTGGGTGCTCACCGGCGACGGCAAGCGCGGCCTGCCCTGGTACACCAACGTCCAGTACCCCATCCCCGTGGACCCGCCGTACGTGCCCGATGAGAATCCCACCGCGGACCACGTGCGCACCTTCACCCTCCCCGCCGACTGGCCCCTGGAACAGGGAGGCGCCCGCCAGGTGCTACGCCTGGACGGGGCGGAGTCCTTCGCCTCCGTGTGGCTCAACGGCACCTGGGTCGGCACCACCCAGGGTTCGCGCCTGCCCTCCGAGCTGGACGTGACCGGCCTGCTGCGAGCGGGGGAGAACACCGTGGCCGTGCGCGTATCCCAGTGGTCCCCCGCCACCTACGTGGAGGACCAGGACCAGTGGTGGCTGCCCGGCGTCTTCCGTGACATCACCCTGCTGCACCGGCCCGCCGGGAGGGTCGAGGACGTATTCACTCGCACTGACTACGACCCCGCCACCGGCACCGGCTTCCTTGAGGTCGACGTGGCCGCCCCGCCCGCCGCCTTCCCGGTGCGGGTTGAGCTTCCCGAGCTAGGCCTGGCCGCCGAGCTGGCCGCTCCCGGCACGGCCCGCCTGACCGCGCCCGCGGCCCAGCCCTGGAGCGCGGAGGTGCCGCGCCTGTACGACCTGGTGCTCACCGCCCGGGAGGAGACCGTGCGCCTGCGCGTCGGCTTCCGCCGCCTGGAGGTCATCGACGGCCAGGTACGCGTCAACGGGGCCCGCCTGATCATCGCCGGCGTCAACCGCCACGAGGTCAACGCCCACCGCGGCCGCGTCTTCGACGAGGCCTGGGCGCGCGCCGACCTGGCGGCCATGAAGGCCCACAATGTCAACGCCATCCGCACCTCCCACTACCCGCCCCACCCGCGCCTGCTCGACCTGGCCGACGAGATCGGCCTGTGGGTCATGGACGAGTGCGACCTGGAGACCCACGGCTTCGAGGCGCACGGCTGGCGGGGCAACCCCACCGATGATCCGGCTTGGCGAGAAGCCCTGATGGACCGTGCTCGCCGCATGGTTGAGCGCGACAAGAACCACCCGGCGATCATCTTCTGGTCTCTGGGCAATGAATCCGGCACCGGGCGCAACCTGGCTGCGATGAGCCAGTGGATCAAGCACCGCGACCCCGGCCGCCTGATCCACTACGAGGCCGACTTCGCCGGTGCCTACACCGACGTCCACTCGCGCATGTACCCGACCCTGGAGGAGGTCGATGCCATCGTCGGGTGCGGGGCGGAGACCACCGGCGCTGACCGCGCCGCTCCCGCCAGTACGCCGGTCGCCGTAACCGGACATGCCGCGGCGAGCCTGACACCCGCCCAGAATGCGCGCGTGCGCACCCTGCCGTTCATCATGTGCGAGTACCTGCACGCCATGGGCACCGGCCCCGGCGGCATCGACGACTACACTGCGCAGGTCGAGCCCAATCCCCGGCACCTGGGCGGATTCGTGTGGGAGTGGCGCGATCACGCCCTGGTCGACCCGCGCCCCGAGGCGGCCGGTGCGCTGCGCTACGGCGGCGACTTCGGCGAGGTCGTGCACGACGGCAACTTCGTGTGCGACGGGCTCGTCTCCGCCGACACCGTTCCCAGTGCCGGCACTACCGCCTGGGCCAATGCGGTCGCCCCGGTCCTGGCGACCTGGGGCGGTGACGCCGCGAGCCCGCGCCGGGACGCCGGCACGGTGCGGGTGCGCAACCGCTTCCATGCGCGCACCACTTCCGGACTTACGCTCGCCTGGCAGGTGACCGTGGCCGCCGCCGACGGTGCGGCCGCGGCCGGGACCGCGTCTGCCCCAGCGGCTCCGGCCGCCGGGGCGCCAGCTCCCGATGCCGCCGCCCACAGCGATGTGCTCGGTAGGCTCACTGCTTTCGGGGGAGCCGCCACCGGAGAGTCCCCGCTGCCCGAGCTCGCTGCTGGGGAGGACGCGGTGCTGGACGTGCCCGAGCTGGCGGCCGCCGTCGCCCGCGCCTGCGCAGCAGGCCGTAGCGTCCACGTGCTCACCGCCGTGCTGGACCCGCTCATCCCAGGAGTAGCCGACACCGGGCCCGGCCAGGTCAACCCGGCCGACAGCGCCCCGCTGCTGCCCCAGGTGGCGTGCGCCGATGCCGCGGGGCGCCGAGTCGTGTCCACCCGGGAGGTGGAGGTTGCGGCCCCATCGACTGTCCCCACACCGACCGGGCCCGCATCAACGAATGCGCCCGCAGGCGACCACGCCGGGGCCGCGAGTGCCGCGGGCCCGGGAACGGCCACTCATGGCGCGGCGCCGGTCCGGGTACGCGGCGGCATCAAGCTGGGAGCCGCCCTACTAGACGACCGCGGCCGACTCAGCGAGTTGGGCGGGATCGGCTTCGTCGGCCCGCTGACGACCGTCTGGCGCGCCCCCACTGACAACGACGAGGGCCACGGACCCATCGACTACTGGCAGGTGCCTCCGAGCCGCACCAGTCTCGGTGCGGGTGCCGGCCGCCCTGGCCCCTCCGCGGCCGACCGCTGGCGCCGGGCCCGCCTGCACCTGGCGAGTGAGCGCGTCCTGGATGCGGCGATCGAGGGTGACGCCGTCGTCGTGCGCAGCCGCGTTGGCGCGCCCGAGCAGGCGTGGGTACTGGAGACCGCCACCACACTGACTGCTGAAGCCGGAGGACTGCGGCTGCGCGCCGAGATCATCCCCACCGGGGACCTGCCCGCCGTGCTGCCCCGCCTGGGGGTGCGGCTGGGGCTGCCCATGGGCCTGAACCGCGTCACCTGGTCCGGCATCGGTCCTGCCCCCGCCTACGCGGACCTTTCCGGGGCCGTGCGCCACGGCGCCTTCACCGGCGACGTGTCCATGCTGTGGCAGCAGCCGGTACGCCCCCAGGAGGGCGGCACCCGCCCCGGCCTGCGCCGCCTGCAACTCGGTGGCGACGCCGGACGTCTGACCGTCGCGATCCCGCCCGCGGCCCCGGTCGCCTTCTCGCTGAGCCCGTGGAGCCTGAATAACCTCACCGCCGCGGAGCACGTGGAGGAACTGCACCCGGACACCCACCTGTGGCTGCATCTGGACGCCCTGCACCACGGTATCGGTACGCGCTCCTGCGGCCCGGACGTGCGCCCGGAGGCCGCCGCTGCGCCCCGGCCGGTGGTCGTGGAGGCCTGGCTCGGCGTGCAGCCCGCCTGATGTCGTCATGTGGGCTGGCGCCGAGCCGTGCCGATGCGTCGGCGCGGGCGGGGCGCACGGTCGGCCGGGCCGCCTCGCTTGCGGCCTCTTCGGTGGAGCCCTCTCGGTGGCGGGCCGGCGGCCACCGGTTGAGCACACTCGTCGTCCCTGTTTCGGCGCGCGTCCCCACCCGCTCGGGACCGTTCCGCTAGCCTCGCGGCGTGACGCTCGCGGTGTACCCCGGAACCTTTGACCCGATCACCCTCGGGCACGTCGACGTCGTGCGGCGCGCCGCTAGCCTGTTTGACCGGGTCATCCTCGGCGTTGCCCACAATGCGGCCAAGGACGCCTCCCGCCTGTTCGGTATTGAGGAGCGGGTGGCGCTGGCCCGGGCCGCACTGGCTGGTATTCCGGGGGCGGAGGTCGCCGTCGTCCCCGGCCTGCTCGCTGACTTCTGTGCGCAGCGGGGTGCAGACGCCATAGTCAAGGGCCTGCGCAACGGAAGCGACTTTGACGCCGAGGTGCCCATGGCTCTGCTCAACCGGGAGCTTGGCGCCCCCGAGACCTTCTTCCTGGCCGCTGCGCCCACACACGCCCACGTGTCCTCCTCGCTGGTGAAGGATATCGCCCGCCACGGCGGGGACGTGTCGGCTCTCGTGCCCGACGGCGTCGCCGCCGCCCTGGCTCGCGCTCTGCCCGCCCGGTCGCCGGGTCTCGTGGCGGAGACTCGCCCGACCACCGTCAGCGCCGACCCCGAAACCCTGTTGAACTGAAGGACGACTAACTGTGACTACCCGCGCCGATGCCGGAGACGACCTGCTACGCATCCTCGACGAGCTTGACGAGCTCGTCTCCACCGCACGCTCGCTGCCTATGAGCACTTCCGCGATCGTAAGCCGCCAGGACGTGCTCGAGCTGGTTGACCGTGCGCGCCAGGCCGTCCCCACCGCGGTGCACCGGGCGGAGGAGATCGTCGCGGACGCAGACGCGGTCCTCGCGCAGGGCCGCGAGGAGTCCCAGCGGATCCTCGCCCACGCCCAGGAGGAGGCGGAACGGCTGGTTGCCGGAGAGAACATCGTGCGCATGGCCAATGACCGCGCCGATGCCATCATCTCTGCCGCGGAGGAGCGCGCTAAACGGCTGCGGCACGGCGCTGATGACTACTCCGACCGCTCCCTGGCCGCGCTGCAGTCGGAGCTCGACAAGCTCTCCGAACAGGTGCAGGCCGGCCGTGAGGCACTGGCCGCCCGCCTGGGGACCGCCGCAGACGAGGCGGCCGACGCCGAGCGTGAGCGCCAGGACGCCGCCCGACACTTCGCCGGCTGGTCCGTGGACCCGGCGGCCACCAGTAACTGGATGAAGGGCGGGCGCTAGGCTGTTACTCCCCTTCGCGGGTAGATTCGCCCCCGCAGTCGTACCGGGGTGCCCCGACCGCCGCAGCGATCCGCGTCCCGAAACCTTCCAGGAGGAGCACCAATGGCCAGCACGGCCGGACTCGTCGTAGACATCGTCGACCTGCCGCAGCAGGTCGGCACGATCAAGAACGTCCATCTGAACACCACTGCGCCGGCTGATCTGGGCGCTGAGATGATCGGCGCCCAGGAGGGCAGCCCCTGACTGTGGATGCTGAACTGACCAGCTTGGATAATGGCGTACTGGTCCGCGGGAACGCCGAAATCCACTTGCGAGGTCAATGCGTGCGCTGCCTGCGCGATATTGCGGAGGACACGACCATCTCCTTCGATGAGCTCTACTTCACCCCAGAGGCCGCCCGCGCGCAGGCCGCGGAGGGCGATGAGGAGGCCGACGAGTTGTTCCTCGTGGGTGACGCCACTTTGGACCTGGAGCCAGCCCTGCGTGATGCACTTGTGCTCGCCCTGCCCTTCCAGCCGCTGTGCCGCCCGGATTGTGCCGGGTTGTGCTCGCAGTGCGGCGAGCGGCTGGATGACCTGCCCGCAGGTCACCACCACGAGCAGCTGGATCCCCGCTGGTCGGCGCTGGCCGCCCTGCTACCCGAGGCGCAGAGCAGTGCCTCCGCGGATGCCGGTGCTGGGGATGATTCGAAGGACCCGGACGCGCCGCACGATCAGGAGCAGCGCTGATGGGCTCACGGCGTAGGAAACGGCGTAACGAGTCAGCGGCGCGCGAGGACGTGGAGGCGCTCGTCTTCCGCTGGGGCGAGCGCATCGACCCGGATCTGCTCGACTTGGCGCTCACGCACCGGTCCTGGGCCCATGAGCACGGCAGTCCACCCACGAATGAGCGGCTGGAATTCTTGGGCGACTCGGTGCTCGGCATCATCGTCACCGAGAATCTCTATAACGCCCACCCGAACCTGCCTGAGGGGCAGCTGGCCAAGATGCGTGCCGCCACCGTGTCCGAGCCCGCGCTGGCGGCAGTCGCCCGGGACCTGGGCCTGGGCGAGTTCATCAAACTCGGCCGGGGTGAGGCCCTGTCCGGTGGCCGCGACAAGGACTCCATCCTGTCCGACACGGTTGAGGCCCTCATCGGCGCCACCTACCTGACCACCGGCCTGGAGCCGGTACGCGCCGTAGTAGAGCGCCTGGTGTCCCGTTTTCTCGACGACGCCTCAATGCTGGGCGCGGGCCTTGACTGGAAGACCAGCCTGCAGGAACTCGCCGCCGTCCACGGCCTGGGTAATCCCGTCTACGAGGTCACGGCTACCGGCCCCGACCACCGTCGCGTGTTCTCCGCCAGCGCCGCCGTTGAGGGCCGGGTGCGCGGGGAGGGGACTGGGACCTCCAAGAAGATTGCGGAGCACGCCGCGGCTGAGGCCGCCTACGCGGCTATTCTCGCTTCCCACGGCGATGGGGGATTGCACCTGCCTGGGGTCAATGAGGCATTACGCGCCGACCTGGGCGCGGAACCGGCCGGAGGCCCGCACGCGGCAGGTGCGGCGGAAACTGCACCGGTGCCGGCGCTTGAGTCCTTGCCGGATGAGGCTGCACCTGAGCCCGCGGCAGGCTGAGCTGGGCGGGACCAATGCCTGAGCTGCCTGAGGTTGAAACTGTCCGAGCGGGTCTGGCCCGTCATCTGACCGGACGGGTGGTGGAGCGCGTGGAGGTACTGGACCCGCGGCCGCTGCGGCGGCAGCGGGGTGGTGCGGAAGCCTTCGTGCAGCTGCTGGCAGGGCGTTCCTTCAGCGCCGCGGTACGCCGGGGCAAGTTCCTCTGGCTGCCGCTGGACGACGGTGCCGCCCTAGTCGCCCACCTGGGAATGAGTGGGCAGCTGCTAGTCAGCGGCACCGCGTCCGGCCGGGAATCGGCCCAGGCGGGTGCGGAGGCCTCGCAGGCGTTCCTGGGCGACCCGGACGCGTCCCGTGTAGACCTGACTGCTACGCGTGCCCCGCAGCCAGTGGAGGACTCGGGCGCTCGCCCGCGCCACTTGCGGGTGCGCCTCCACCTGCGTCCCGTTCCCGGTGATGCGCCAGGCGGCGCCGTGCTAGACCTGGTTGACCAGCGCATGTTCGGCGGGCTGCGTATAAGCGACATGGTCCCAACCGCGGATGGTGCGCCGGGCGGCGCGGGCAGCTCAGCCCCGCTCATCCCCAGCGATGTCACTCACATTGCCCGTGACCTGCTTGACCCGCATCTGGACCGGCGCGCCGTCATCGCCAAGATCCGCGGATCCGCCAGGGCGGTTAAGACCCTGCTGATGGACCAGGGTGTGGTCTCCGGCATCGGCAATATCTACGCGGACGAGGGACTGTGGGACGCCCGGGTGCACGGCCTGCGGCCGGGCAGGGCGCTGGGCCCGCGGGTGACGGCAAGGCTGCTGGACGCCACCGCCGAGGTCATGGGAAGGGCCTTGGCGGTGGGTGGAACCAGCTTCGATGCCCTGTACGTGGATGCCGACGGCGCCGCCGGCTTCTTCGCCCGTTCGCTGGCCGTATACGGGCGCGCCGGACAGGAGTGCCGACGCTGCGGCACGCCCCTGCGCACCGAGACGGTCGGGGCCGCAGCCATGTGTACTGCCCCAGGTGCCAGAGACGGCCGCGGCAGGCACAGCACTGAGACGGGGCCGCCCGGCTCCGGTCGACTGTGACGTAGGTCCCCGCTGCTGATAGGCTCTGGTGTATGCAGAGTGCTTCCGCGACTGAAACGGTCCGCGTCATGATCGTGGACGATCATGAGATCGTCCGTCGAGGCATCGCCGAGATCATCGAGCGCGCCGACGGCCTTGACGTGGTCGCTGAAGCCGGCTCAAAGGCGGAGGCGATCCGCCGCGCCGAGCTCATGCGCCCGGATGTGGTGCTGGTGGACCTGCAGCTGCCGGATGGCACCGGCATCGAGCTCATGCAGGCTCTGCGCGAGTCGGTGCCGGAGGCACTGCCAATCGTGCTGACCTCATTCGATGATGATGAGGCCCTGGCGGAGTCACTCGACGCCGGCGCCCGGGCCTACCTGCTCAAGACTGTGCATGGTGCGGAGATCAGCGACGTAGTGCGGGCGGTGGCCTCCGGGAGAGTGCTGTTGGATGAGCGTACTGTGACTCGCCGTCGAGCCGATCATGACGACCCCACCGCAGATCTGACCAATGCGGAGCGCAAGGTGCTCGAACTGATCGGTGACGGCCTGTCCAACCGCGAGATCGGCGAGCGCCTTGGAGTGGCGGAGAAGACGGTGAAGAATCACATCACCTCGCTGCTGGCCAAGATGGGGCTGCAAAGGCGTACCCAGGTGGCCGCGTGGGTCGCCGGCCAGCGGGCTTCCGGCTGGCGCCGCAATTAATGATCCCAGAGCGATTCACCGGCGATTCGGAGTAACGGCCGTACGCGGCGCCAATCCCGGCGCCCTCATTGCCCCGCTGCGCCCCAGCGCCGCCCAGGGTGCCCGGGCAGTGGCCGCCTCAGGTCCGCGAGACGCCTGCATGAGCTCCTCCGATCCCGGCTGCGGGCGGGATCAGCTGTTTGGAATCAGGCCGGGAACCATACGCGGCCGTTCTAGCGGCACTCTCCAGGTGAAGCAGGTGCCGCGCCTCTCACCATCGGAGCGCGCACGCGGGCCGATTACGAAGCTGCCGCCGTGGCGACGCGCCCGCTCTGCCATATTCGCGGTCCCCGAGCGGCGGGTGACGGCGGGATCGACGCCGACGCCGTCGTCTCGGCAGACCACCTCCACCACCGGTGCACCCCGGAAGGGCTCGGCGTCACCCGAAGCGGCGCCGTCCTGGCCGGCGGGCGGCTGCGACGCAAGCAGGCCCTCTACCTTGACGTCAACCGTAACTGAGGATGCCTTGGCGTGCCGGGCCACATTCGACAACCCCTCCCGCACCACGGCGACGATGTCATCGGCGATATCGGGCTCAACCGCCGCGTCGATCACACCGATTAGCTCGTCCTCCCGCTCACGCCCCGCCTGCGCCAGGCCGTGGCCGTCCACGGTGAGGATCAAGGAGGGGGCATAGCCCAGGGACGTGCGGGCCAGCGAGGCCTCCCGGCGCAGCCTCTCCACCACGCTGACGTCCTCATCACGGTCCCGCAGGGAACGCACGATCGAGCGGATCTGCCGCACCGAGTCGTCCACCGCCGCCAGTGACGCATCCAGTGCCTGACAGGCGACTGACATATCCGTGCCCGCCGCGGAGCCCTCCCGGTCGAGCCGGTCACGCGCAGCCGACAACTGCATGCCGGTGGCGAACAGCTGCTGGATGGCCAAGTCGTGCAGGTCGCGGCCGATGCGAGCCCGTTCATCCAGCAGGGTCGCCATCTCCTCCGCATGCTGGGCGTCGGCCAGCTCAAAGGCGACCGTGGCCTGCCCCGCCACCAGTTCGGCGATCTCCAGGTCCTGCTGGGTGAAGCGTTCGGCGCCCTGCGCCCGCAGCAGCAGCATTACCCCTACGCCGCGGCCCCGGTGGATCATGGGTGCATACAGTGCCGGCCCGAACTGGGCGAGCTCCTGCACCAGCAGGTCGGAGGCACCCCAGGCGTCAGCCAGCGAGTCCTCGATCAGTCCGGTGCGGCGTGCCAAGGTCTTAAGGGCCCGTCCCTCGGGCGGAAAGAACGTGCCCACCAGCTCATCGGCATGATCGCCATCCGCGATCTCGCAGATCCACGTGTCACCCACACTGGGCAGCACCAGGGCGGAGGTGTCCGCGTGGGCGACCTCCCGCACCCTGCGTGCAATCAGGGTAAGTACGTCCTCCTCGTCCGCGCCGGAGAGAAGCATTGTGGTCAGCTCCTGCGAAACAGCCATCCACTGCTCCCGGTCCCGGGCTTCCCGGTACAGGCGCGCGTTCTCCAGCGCCACGGCCGCGGCCTCCGCCAACGTCAGCACCGCAGTGACATCCGCCTCCGTGAATCCGCCTCGCTTGTCGCACAGGTAGAGACGTCCGTAAATCTGTCCGCGTACGCGCAGTGGGGCGGAAAGGATCGCACCACAGGGCTCACCGTCGCCGGGAGTGTTGCGCAGCACCACCCCCGAGTCCTCCGGGCCGGCCCCCGGGGCGCCGACGAGCATGGTCGCCAACTCGTCGGCGGAGGCTGTGGCTGTGCCGGTGGTCAGGGATGCGGCCGTTAAGGGATCGACCGATGCCGGGGCAGCGATCGTTCCCCATCCGGCTCCGGTAAGCGCACAGGCGGAGTCCACGAGCCGGTTCAGCGCCTCCGGTACCTTCAGTGAGCTCGTCAGACGGAGGGCAGCTCGGAACAGGCGCACGGTGCTGCCCGTTGGTGCGTCGTGGATGTCGCTATAGGCGGGGTTGCCGGGGTATGAAGGTGCTTCAGCCATGTTTCTCGCGCTCCTGCTTAAGGGACCAGCGATATGCGGGATCGGACGCCGCGAGGCTCGCGTGGGTGCCGCGGCGCGTCACCGTCGCGGGGGCGCCGCGCGGGGAACCATCGGCATCGTCCGTGTGGTGTGGGTCGTTGGCGTCCTGTGGAGCGCCCAGGACCAGTACCTCGTCGGCGTCCGCCAGGGCAGACAGACGGTGGGTTACCAACAATACGCCGCGGGCATCGGCGGCGGGGTCGGTCGTGTCACCGCCCGAGGCCTCCACACCGGTGGTGGGGGCGTCTGTAGCGCCGGCGTGCAGCAGGTCCCCGACCAGGCGGTCGGCGGTGGCGGCATCCAGGTGCTCGCCGGGCTCGTCCAGCAGCATCAGCGGCGCGGGCGCGGCCAGGGCGCGAGCCAGCAGCAGGCGGCGCCGCTCGCCGCCGGAAACGGCCGTCGCATCCGCCCCCAGGCGCGTGTCCAGCCCATCGGGAAGACGGGCCAACCAGTCACCCAGCCCGGCCCGTGCCAGCAGGGTGACAGCCCGCTCGCGGGTAAGTGCGCCGTCGGCCACGCGCAGGTTCTCCAGCACCGTGGTGTCGAATACATGCGCGTCCTCCGCAGTCAGGCTCACGCGCCCGGCAGCCTCCGCCCGATCCGCACTCCACGGCGGCGCCCCATCCAGGGTCAGCTCTCCTCCCCGCGGCTCCAGCAGGCCGGCGAGGGTTAGCAGCAGCGTGGTCTTGCCGACGCCGGAGGGGCCCACGATGGCCAGGCGCCGCCTCGGCGTCAGGTCCAGGTCGACGCCGGAGACGACAACCGGTCCGCCCGGCCAGCCGACCGCCAAGTCACGCGCACGCAGGTGCGGACCGGAGGTGCTCGCGGCGGGCAATGGGCGCGGCGTGGGCACGTGGGCGGCGGAGGCGGCGGCGTCGTCGAGCAGGGCCATGATGCGTACGGCTGCGCCCGCCGAGGTCACCAACTGGACAGACGCGGGGCCCAGGGCGGCCGAGGCCTCGAAGGCGCTCAGCGGCACCAGCACGATCACCGCCAGCCACACCGGGGCCAGGCGCCCGTCGGATACGGCTTGGGCGCCCACGAGTATGTTGCCGAGCACGGCCAGACCCATGGCGGTGGTGTCGATGACGGCGGCCAGGGCGGCGGGCCGGGCCGCCCGGTCACGGGTGGCGGCCAGGTGGTCCTCCAAGCCGGCCAGGTCGCTCATGGTGCGTGGCATGCGTCCGGAGACGCGCAGCTCGTCGGCACCGTCGAGCAGGTTCACGACGGCGGCCGACAGGTCGGTGGCCTGCTCCTGGCGTGCCAGCTCGGCGGCGCGCGCCGAGCGGATCGTCATCAGGGGCCCGGCGACGCCCGAGAGCAGCAGGCAGACCGCCAGGATCGCGCCCGCCGGCGGATACACGAGGGCCAGTCCCAGGCTGGTGGCCAGACCCAGGGCGGCGGCCACCGCGATCGGCAGCAGTGAGCGCACCACCAGGTCCCCAACGGCGTCCACGTCGGCGCCCACACGCGCCAGCACGTCCCCGCGGCGCAGCCCCGCAACCGTGTCCGTGCGGGCGCCGGCCAGAGTCTCATACAGCCGGGTGCGCAGCGCGCTCATGCCCCGCAGTGCCGTGTCGTGGGACAGCAGGCGCTCGCAGTAGCGCAGCACGGAGCGCGAGATTCCGAATAGGCGCACCGCTACCGGAGCCACCCCGAGAGCCACCACCTCCGGGGTCTGTGAGGCGCGGGCGATCAGCCAGGCGGCGACGGCGGACAGGCATACTGCGCTGGC is from Actinomyces sp. 432 and encodes:
- a CDS encoding glycoside hydrolase family 2 TIM barrel-domain containing protein; this encodes MPRTVIGAADFDQGMQPEAGAGGRTTHPWLLPTVPGPGRGRHLPPRAWVAPESTSAPSLSLNGTWAFRLYPQAHPEGLDEHGEPIVPVFDTADASLGPWGEIDLPAHWVLTGDGKRGLPWYTNVQYPIPVDPPYVPDENPTADHVRTFTLPADWPLEQGGARQVLRLDGAESFASVWLNGTWVGTTQGSRLPSELDVTGLLRAGENTVAVRVSQWSPATYVEDQDQWWLPGVFRDITLLHRPAGRVEDVFTRTDYDPATGTGFLEVDVAAPPAAFPVRVELPELGLAAELAAPGTARLTAPAAQPWSAEVPRLYDLVLTAREETVRLRVGFRRLEVIDGQVRVNGARLIIAGVNRHEVNAHRGRVFDEAWARADLAAMKAHNVNAIRTSHYPPHPRLLDLADEIGLWVMDECDLETHGFEAHGWRGNPTDDPAWREALMDRARRMVERDKNHPAIIFWSLGNESGTGRNLAAMSQWIKHRDPGRLIHYEADFAGAYTDVHSRMYPTLEEVDAIVGCGAETTGADRAAPASTPVAVTGHAAASLTPAQNARVRTLPFIMCEYLHAMGTGPGGIDDYTAQVEPNPRHLGGFVWEWRDHALVDPRPEAAGALRYGGDFGEVVHDGNFVCDGLVSADTVPSAGTTAWANAVAPVLATWGGDAASPRRDAGTVRVRNRFHARTTSGLTLAWQVTVAAADGAAAAGTASAPAAPAAGAPAPDAAAHSDVLGRLTAFGGAATGESPLPELAAGEDAVLDVPELAAAVARACAAGRSVHVLTAVLDPLIPGVADTGPGQVNPADSAPLLPQVACADAAGRRVVSTREVEVAAPSTVPTPTGPASTNAPAGDHAGAASAAGPGTATHGAAPVRVRGGIKLGAALLDDRGRLSELGGIGFVGPLTTVWRAPTDNDEGHGPIDYWQVPPSRTSLGAGAGRPGPSAADRWRRARLHLASERVLDAAIEGDAVVVRSRVGAPEQAWVLETATTLTAEAGGLRLRAEIIPTGDLPAVLPRLGVRLGLPMGLNRVTWSGIGPAPAYADLSGAVRHGAFTGDVSMLWQQPVRPQEGGTRPGLRRLQLGGDAGRLTVAIPPAAPVAFSLSPWSLNNLTAAEHVEELHPDTHLWLHLDALHHGIGTRSCGPDVRPEAAAAPRPVVVEAWLGVQPA
- the coaD gene encoding pantetheine-phosphate adenylyltransferase, whose amino-acid sequence is MTLAVYPGTFDPITLGHVDVVRRAASLFDRVILGVAHNAAKDASRLFGIEERVALARAALAGIPGAEVAVVPGLLADFCAQRGADAIVKGLRNGSDFDAEVPMALLNRELGAPETFFLAAAPTHAHVSSSLVKDIARHGGDVSALVPDGVAAALARALPARSPGLVAETRPTTVSADPETLLN
- a CDS encoding ATP synthase F0 subunit B, whose protein sequence is MTTRADAGDDLLRILDELDELVSTARSLPMSTSAIVSRQDVLELVDRARQAVPTAVHRAEEIVADADAVLAQGREESQRILAHAQEEAERLVAGENIVRMANDRADAIISAAEERAKRLRHGADDYSDRSLAALQSELDKLSEQVQAGREALAARLGTAADEAADAERERQDAARHFAGWSVDPAATSNWMKGGR
- the rnc gene encoding ribonuclease III, translating into MGSRRRKRRNESAAREDVEALVFRWGERIDPDLLDLALTHRSWAHEHGSPPTNERLEFLGDSVLGIIVTENLYNAHPNLPEGQLAKMRAATVSEPALAAVARDLGLGEFIKLGRGEALSGGRDKDSILSDTVEALIGATYLTTGLEPVRAVVERLVSRFLDDASMLGAGLDWKTSLQELAAVHGLGNPVYEVTATGPDHRRVFSASAAVEGRVRGEGTGTSKKIAEHAAAEAAYAAILASHGDGGLHLPGVNEALRADLGAEPAGGPHAAGAAETAPVPALESLPDEAAPEPAAG
- a CDS encoding response regulator, whose protein sequence is MQSASATETVRVMIVDDHEIVRRGIAEIIERADGLDVVAEAGSKAEAIRRAELMRPDVVLVDLQLPDGTGIELMQALRESVPEALPIVLTSFDDDEALAESLDAGARAYLLKTVHGAEISDVVRAVASGRVLLDERTVTRRRADHDDPTADLTNAERKVLELIGDGLSNREIGERLGVAEKTVKNHITSLLAKMGLQRRTQVAAWVAGQRASGWRRN
- a CDS encoding GAF domain-containing sensor histidine kinase, with translation MAEAPSYPGNPAYSDIHDAPTGSTVRLFRAALRLTSSLKVPEALNRLVDSACALTGAGWGTIAAPASVDPLTAASLTTGTATASADELATMLVGAPGAGPEDSGVVLRNTPGDGEPCGAILSAPLRVRGQIYGRLYLCDKRGGFTEADVTAVLTLAEAAAVALENARLYREARDREQWMAVSQELTTMLLSGADEEDVLTLIARRVREVAHADTSALVLPSVGDTWICEIADGDHADELVGTFFPPEGRALKTLARRTGLIEDSLADAWGASDLLVQELAQFGPALYAPMIHRGRGVGVMLLLRAQGAERFTQQDLEIAELVAGQATVAFELADAQHAEEMATLLDERARIGRDLHDLAIQQLFATGMQLSAARDRLDREGSAAGTDMSVACQALDASLAAVDDSVRQIRSIVRSLRDRDEDVSVVERLRREASLARTSLGYAPSLILTVDGHGLAQAGREREDELIGVIDAAVEPDIADDIVAVVREGLSNVARHAKASSVTVDVKVEGLLASQPPAGQDGAASGDAEPFRGAPVVEVVCRDDGVGVDPAVTRRSGTANMAERARRHGGSFVIGPRARSDGERRGTCFTWRVPLERPRMVPGLIPNS